Within the Nicotiana tabacum cultivar K326 chromosome 11, ASM71507v2, whole genome shotgun sequence genome, the region TAATAATGCATAAAAATTTAATACTGTGACATCCTAAAATTATAAAACGCTATAAGATCAAACTCCCTGGCCCCTGCCTTACATCCAGGCAGTGGAAGATTCAATTCTCATCCAAATCATCATTCTCTTTCCCAAATCTGGGGGTCTAGAAAGCATTTCAGGTAGTGATGTTCATGTGCAAATTAAAACAAGAAGTCCAAATTAAGTATACGTAATCACGAAAAACATTAACATCAATATAATAAGCTAGTAAAGAGGAGAGAGTATAACCTGGCAAGACGAGTATGGAACAACTGCTTTGACAATTCATTGCACTTCTCAATGGTGGGTGGCTCAACAATATACTGTTTGTTCTGCTCCAGCAACTGTTTGTAGTAGGTAGTACCATGCTTGGTGAGGTACTGTGAAGCTTGGCAGGCCTTAGATTGTAGTTGCTGAATCTTGGATGCCATCAATTCCCTAAAGGTGCTAATTAAACCAGAAATACACTCCTCACTAATTCTTGCCTATTTGGAGACGATATAAGACAAAATGGACCCAAAAAAAGACAAATTCTCGAATTGTCCATGTCATCAGGGGTTGGAGGGGGACGGACATTCTTGAACTTCATCAAAACATGATACAATCACTATCCTAAAAACCAAGAACATATTCTGGCTAATGGATGAACAAATAGAAAATTCGGAACAAATTCTCGAATTGTCGATGTCATCTTTCCACATCATTCCAATTTTATGATATGTGAGCAAAGGTACACTTTAAAAAAAACATTtcaaagaattttcttttttttccctccCATTGTCTATACAACCAGGGGTGGAGCTAGGGCAAATAACGTAAATAGTAGAAAGGAAAGGAACCTGCAAACTAAATTAGTATATTGGTCATATGTTGTTCACAAgcaatttgagttgaagtgctaGGACGGTTAATAACATTTATTGagattatattgagactatattttatatttatacacACTTGTATACATATTGCTGAGTCAACATAGCATTAGTCTATTTTTAGTAAAGCTCCAGCTATCAAGCTTAGTTAGTGCGTTGTTAGTTTAGCTGTTATATTTTTGTTGCTTATGTGTATAAAGGGTACAGTACTCGGTAATAGATTCTTTGAGTTTCACATTTCCAAATCAAAGACTCCTCATTATTCATTTCTCTCTCTCTTCGAACTGCACATTCTAGAGAATTTTGAATCCTCAATTGGAGGAGGAGTAGAGCTCATTCAGATCTTGTGATCTTGACATGCTATTAGAGCGGAGGTCTTCTTCATCGATCACGCTGTTGAATCTCTCCTTTGTCCTTTCGTTTTCAATCACAGAATAAGCTAGGGTTTTTCTTTCACAAACAAACAATTTGGGGAAAACTTTAAATCAACGCATCCACCAACGATTCGTCAGTGAATAGAAGTTTTTGAGCTTAATTCCAGCTGTGTGAGCAGTAATCCAGCTGATTTGATATTCTCATGGCGGTTCTGGATCAAACCGATGAGGCGACAACGGCGGCGACCACACAAACGGTAATTGATGCAACTAGTCCTCTTTATATTCATCCATCTGATAGTTCGGGTTCTGTTTTAGTACCTATCCCTTTTGATGGAGTTGGCTATCGTTCCTGGAGAAGAGGAGTGTTAAGATCTCTCTCAGTGAAAAATAAACTAGGTTTTATCAACGGAGAGTGTGTAAGACCTGATGTGACCTCTCCACAGTTTCGCTAGTGGGAGAGGTGTGATGACATGGTTACTTCATGGATTCTGAACTCCTTGGCAAAGGACATTGCACACAGTGTTGAGTATGTGAATAATTCTGTCAAATTGTGGAAGGAATTGGAAGATCGATATGATCAAACAAATGGAACTAAGTTGTATCAAATCCAGAAAGAGATTAACGATTTGAGTCAGGGAGTGCTTGACATCACGGGTTACTACACAAATATGAAGAAACTCTGGGAAGAGTTGAATATACTAAGTGTTAAAACTCACTGTAGTTGTGCGTGCCCTTGTAGAGCAAAGGAAAGCATGCACAAGGCAGTGCAGGATAGAAGACTCATACAATTTCTTAACGAGGTTTACACAGTTGTTTGGGGAAGCATTCGCATGATGAACCCATTGTCTTCCATGGCACATGCATTTGCTTTGCTGATACAAGAGGAGAAGCAGAGAGAATTCAAACCCAGAAATCAATTAAACTTTGATTCTGCTGCGTTGAATGTCAATATAGGAGGAAGAACCTTTAAGACAAATTACTCACCTGATGGGAATCAGACTTCAAACAGCAGGCCTAGGCCATTTTGTGACCACTGCAAATGACCAGGACATACCAAAGACAGATGCTACAAGCTACATGGATACCCTCAAGGTTTTGGACAGGGCTCACAGCAGTATAAGCAGAATTCACAGGGGTATAACAACAGTAACAATAACATGAGGTTCAATAAGGGGAAGATCACTGAGGCAAACGCAGTTGCAAGTGTGCAGGAAATGTCATCAGACATATTGTCAACCAAAACAGATGAACCAGAACATCAAAGAGACAATCAGAACATGAGCTTTTCAAAGGAGCAATATGGACGAATTCTCAGTCTGCTCTAGCATTTTCAAGTTGGGAATGGAGGAGAAAACAATTCTAAGTGTTTCTGGTGGAGCTTCTGTGAATTCTGCAGGTATGATTGCTTGCACTTCTTCCATTGATTTTGATAATCCATCAATGCAACTGTTTCAATGCAAAAGCTGACTTATGGATATTAGATTCAggctatgttgcgcggactctccaaaatgtagCCGCACCCGTGTCAGATCCTTcaaaaatacactacttttggAAGATCCGACACGTATCCGGCCatattttcggagagtccgagcaacataggatTCAGGAGCTTCACATCATATGACTTTCAATAAAACTCACCTACAAAACATTATAAATCTACCATATTCCCTGCTTGTTAAACTACCAAATGGTTACAAAGTTAAAGCAACCCAAATTGGAGATGTACATCTAGCCCCCAAAATCACCTTACATAAGGTCTTGTTTATACCATCCTTCAAGTTTAACCTAGTCTCCATAAGTTCATTAGCAGTGCATCTCAAGTGTATTGCTTCCTTTTCTGATACTTCCTGTCTACTGCATGCCCCTTCACTGAAGAGGCCTCTGGAGATTGGTAAGATGTATGATGGGCTCTATTTTTTATGTTCCCAATGTCTAAAGAAAGGTAATCTCATTTCTGTTTCAAAGAGTGCACTTCCTTGTTTTTCTAGTCATGCTAGTGATATGAATGCAGTACACTGTCTATCCCATCCCCACCACCCTACTGTAAATAACTTTATTTGCAATAATAAAGACAGTGATTTTACTCTACTTTCCTCTACCTCTCTCAGAGATAGTGTGGATCTTCTGTGACATTGTAGACTTGGTCATATACCCTTCAATAAAATGAGAGGCATTCCTAGTATACATGCATCCTTCTCTCCCAAACAACCATTTATTTGTTCTATTTGTCCCATGGCTAGACACTCGAGACTCCCCTTCCCTCAGAAAACAACCAGTACCACAAAAATCTTTGAGCTTCTTCATGTTGACCTGTGGGGCCCTTATCATGTGGCAACGCATAATAAATTTCAAGTATTTCCTCACCTTAATGGATGATTACAGTAGGTCAACATGGACACATCTTCTAAGTTGCAATAGCAATGCACTTCAAGTCATAAAGACCTTTCTAGACATGGTAGAGAATCAATTCCAAACCAATATCCAGTGTGTAAGGACTGATAATGGCCTAGAATTCACTAGCAATGAAGCTTCATCTTTCTTTCAATCAAAAGGTATAAATCACCAGAAAACATGTCCTTATacaccccaacaaaatggggtGGTAGAAAGGAAACATAAATATCTTCTTGAAGTGGCCAGGGCACTCCTTTTTCGGTCCAAATTACCATTAAAGTACTGCGGAGAATGTGTCCTTATAGCAACCTTTATAATCAACAGGCTACCAACAATTCCCTTAAAGAACAAATGTCCTTTGGAACTGTTGTATGACAAGAAATCAACTTATTCTCACTTGAAAAGCTTTGACTATTTGTGTTATCCTATTGTGCCCAAACCTCTCAGGGACAAGTTTGAACCAAGGGCCACTCCACATGTATTTGTGGGATTTGGAACAAAGGATTACGAAGTACTAAGTCTAGCTACTAGAAAAATATCTATCTCCAGGGATATCTTGTTTCATGAAACCATTTTCCCTTTCACTTTCACTTCATATGAACAAGGCTTACCCCCATTCTTTCCTACAGCTTCCTCTACAGATCACCTACCTGATTACACTATTGGTTCTCCTACAACTCCTACAACTGATCAAGGGGACACAATCAGTTCCCCCTTTCTTCCTCCAGCACCACAACTCCTCTACCTGATATGTCACCCATTTCTCCTTCTAACACACCCTCTTTCTCTGAGTCACAAACTCACACTGAACACTTACACCTTCCCACATCACCTCCAGCCACTCAACCTCATTCTTCTACCATAGAACCTTTAGGCCAAAGAAGATCTAGCAGGGAGCTTAGACTCCCCTCTCACTTGAGTGATTATGTATGTAATCTGCCCAATTtgaaatgtaattccatcttttcCCTCCA harbors:
- the LOC107809111 gene encoding uncharacterized protein LOC107809111 → MVTSWILNSLAKDIAHSVEYVNNSVKLWKELEDRYDQTNGTKLYQIQKEINDLSQGVLDITGYYTNMKKLWEELNILSVKTHCSCACPCRAKESMHKAVQDRRLIQFLNEVYTVVWGSIRMMNPLSSMAHAFALLIQEEKQREFKPRNQLNFDSAALNVNIGGRTFKTNYSPDGNQTSNSRPRPFCDHCK